In Pseudomonas glycinae, the DNA window AGGGCTTGGTGGAGGGTGTTGAGGTTGTATTCGAACAGCCCGGTGAAGGTGCTGGCCGGGCCGCTGGCGGCGAGGGCGTCGGAGTACAGCGTGCCGCCGATGTGCGCGCCGCTTTCGTCGGCGATCTGTTTCAGCAGTCGCGCGTCCTTGATGTTTTCCATGAACACCGCTTTGACTTTGGCCTGACGAATCTGGGTGATCAGCGCGGCGACTTCGGCAGCGGAAGGTTCGCGTTCGGTGGACAGACCTTGTGGCGCCATGAAGTCGATGCCGTAGGCCTGACCGAGATAACCGAACGCGTCGTGGCTGGTGACGATCTTGCGGTTGCCCGGCGGCAGTGAACCGAGCTTGGCTTTCGCTTGGGCGAGGAGGGCGTAGATCTGTTTCAGGTAAGCCTGGCTGTTGCGCTCGTAGTCGGCTTTGTTGGCCGGGTCAGCAGCGATCAGCGCTTTGGTGATGTTGGCGACGTACAGCTCGGCATTCGCCAGGTTGTGCCACGCGTGAGGGTCGGGGACGGTTTCGCCGTCCTCATCCAGCGAGCGCGGAATCACGCCGCGACTGGCGCAGATCACCGGGGCTCTGGTGTCGGTGCTGGCGATCAGCCGATCCAGCCAGGGCTCGAAACCCAGTCCGTTCTTGATGATCAGCTTTGCCTTGAGCAGTGCCTTGGCGTCATCTGGAGTGGGTTCGTAAGTGTGGGCATCGGCGTCAGGGCCGACCATGTTGGTGATCTGGATATGCTCGCCGCCGACCTGATGCACCATGTCGGCAAGGATGCTGAAACTGGTGACCACCGGCAGTTTTTCCGCCGCCGATAACGACATCGACAGCATCAGGCTGAACAGCACGAGTAGAGCGCGCATCGGGAAACACCTCATTGGGATGTAAGCAAAGGCGGGCGGCGCAACAGACCGTGAACCGGTCCGAACACCACGGAAAACAGGTAACCGCCACCGGCGACCAGCACGATGGCCGGGCCACTGGGCAGCGAGTAGTGGAACGACAGCAACAGTCCAAGCCATACCGAGGCGCAACCGATGAGCGCGGCGATGGCGATCAGGATCGGCAGGCGTCGGCTCCAGAAGCGCGAGGCGGCGGCAGGCAGCATCATCAGCCCGACCACCATCAATGCACCGATCGCCTGAAAGCCGATCACCAGATTCAGCACCACCAGCGTCAGGAACACGCCATGGGCGACGGGTCCGAGCCGGCTGACCGTGCGCAGGAAAAACGGATCGAGCGTGTCGAGTAGCAACGGTTTGTAGATCAGCGCCATGGCCATCAGGCTGAGCGCCGATACCCACAACATGCCGTTGAGGGTCGGCCCGTCTACCGCCAAGGCAGAGCCGAACAGCAGGTGCAGCAAATCGAGTCGCTTGCCGGCGATGCCGAGAATCAGCACACCGCTGGCCAGCGAGATGGGATAGATGGCCGCGAGGCTGGCGTCTTCGCGCAGGCCGGTGCGTCGAGTGATCCACGCGGCAAGTCCGGCCATGCTCAGACCGGCACCGAGTCCACCGAGGGTCAGCGCCGGCAGACTCAGTCCGGCGAACCAGAACCCCAGTGCGGCGCCGGGGAGGATGCCGTGGGCGACGGCGTCACCGATCAGGCTCATTCGGCGCAGGATCAGAAACACGCCCAGTGGTGCCGTACTGCACGCCAATCCCAGACCGCCGAGCAGGGCCCGACGCATGAAGACGAACTCGTGGAACGGTTGCCATAAATGGCTCAACGTCAGCATCAGGCCACCTGCGTGTGAGGTGTTTGCTGGATGAGGTCGGCACTGCTGCCGAAAGCGCAGCCGCTCTGTCTGATCAGCAAGGTCTGTGGAATGTGTTGGCGCACGGCGGCAAGGTCATGGCAAACCACGACCAGGGTTCGTCCTTGTTCATGCCAGGCGTGCAGGTGTTGCCACAACAGTGTCTGACCCACTTCGTCTAGCGCGGCATGGGGTTCGTCGAGCAGCAGCAACGGTGTGTCGGCCAGACTCAGTCGAGCGAGTAGGGCGCGTTGCAGTTCCCCGCCGGAGAGAGCCATCAAGGGACGATGTTCCAGTCCGCTCAGGTGCCAGTCTTCCAGTGCGGATTCGAGACGTTGGGCTCTCAGTTGCGACGACAGTCGGCGTCCCCAGAAACCGGCCGCCACCAACTCTTGAAGACTGATCGGGAACTGTCGATCCAGATGCTGTTGCTGAGGCAGGAAGGACAAACCGCTTTGGCGTGGAACACCCAGTTCGACTTTGCCGGCCAGCGGTCTCTGCAAACCAGCGATGACTTTGAGCAGGCTGCTTTTGCCGCTGCCGTTGACGCCGATGATTGCCGTCAGACTGCCGTTTTCCAACCTCAGGTTGAGCGGTGCAGTGAGCGGTTGGCCGGGTATCCCCCAGCTCAGGTTGTGGCAGCGAATCATGGCTGCTCCCGGCGCCAATGACTCTCGGCGACGGCGTCGTGAGCATGAAGGCTTTCGGCGTGGATGACTCGTACGTGGAATTCGCTGATACCGGGTGAACGACGCAGTGCCAGGTTCAGGCGTCGGGCGGCGTCTTCGCAGAACATCAGGTTCTGGCCGTTGGCGAGGGCGAAGGCCTGTTCGTCGGCGCGTTTCACAGCGGTTTGCACGGCGGTGCCGAGGGCTGCTTCGGCGTCGTTGATGATAGACGTCAGCGGTAGTTCGTCGACGAATTCATCCAGGTGCAAATGCAACTGGGCGGTACTGCGCTGGCTGTGAGGTGTGGCCACGATGCCTTGTACCGAACCCAACCAGGTCAACACATCGGCGTGTTGCAGTGGCTTGTTGGCAAAGTCGTCGACGAATTGTTGCTGGATCAACTGCCTCGCCAATGCTGCAGAACATGGGCACGTTGAGGAATACGCGACGTCGATTTTCAGTTCCACGTGGAACACTTTGTTTTTTAGCTGGGCTGAAACGGTGATGGGATAGGTTTTCCATCCCGCCAAAGGACTGGCCAATGCCGGTCTTCTGAGCAGTAAATCGGTGTGGATATTCAGATAAGCGGCATCGGACAGATCTTCGTGGCTGTCGAGAAAACCCTGCAGAACCTGGCGTAGGAGAGCGGGAGAAAGGTTCTGCTGCTCCAGCGCTTCCAGCCCCAGATAGAGCCGCGACATGTGAATGCCGCGTGCATCTCCATCATCCAGACTGACGCCTGCATCCGCTTTGGCAGCCAAGCGTTGGCCTTCGATAAACACAGGTAGTGCGATGCCGCACATCCCCACCCATTCGAGAGGCAGGGCCTGGCGGGCGGCTTGCGCCGCGACATCCGGCAAAGTCAGCGCGTTCATGAGCTGTTCCATCATGGTGATTGAATTAGATGTTACATTATAACAATTCAAACCACGATGCCTTTTTCATGAACAGGCTTTCATATGCACAGACGTCACTTGCTCAACATGATGCTGGCCAGCGCGGCCTTTTTTTTGCCTTTCTCGGTGTCCGCCACGCAAATACGCAATGCGCGGCTTTGGCGTTCGGATGACAAGCTTCGGCTGGTGTTCGATCTGAGTGGTTCCGTGAGCTACAAGACCTTCACCTTGAGTGCGCCTGAAAGGTTGATCATCGATATGAGCGGGGCCAGTCTGAGTGGGGATTTCAGCCAGTTGGCGTTATCCGGCACTCCGATTCGCTCAATTCGCTCCGGGCACTTTGGCCAGGGGAACACCCGGATCGTGCTGGATCTAAGCAGCCCGGTGCAGCTCAATTCATTCTTGCTGGCGCCTCAGGATGGGCAAGGACATCGCCTGGTTCTGGATTTGATGAGCGCATCAGCAGGAGTTCCGGCGAGCGTTCCACGTGAAACACCCCAAGAAAAATCTCACCCCAAGCGCGACATCATGGTGGTGGTCGACCCAGGTCATGGCGGGAAAGATCCGGGTGCAATCGGCGCCAAAGGCGAGCGAGAAAAGGATGTGGTGCTGTCCATCGCGCAACTGCTCGCACGTCGGCTTAAGCGAGAGAAAGGCTTTGATGTGAAGCTGGTGCGTAACGACGACTTCTTCGTCCCGTTACGCAAGCGCGTGGAAATCGCGCGTCAGCACAAGGCCGACATGTTCATCTCGGTACATGCCGATGCTGCGCCGCGTCTGACGGCCTCCGGGGCGTCGGTGTATTGCTTGTCCGAAGGCGGCGCTACCTCCGCCACCGCACGGTTCATGGCGCAGCGTGAGAACGGTGTGGATCTGCTCGGCGCAACCAGCCTGCTCAATCTCAAGGACAAGGACCCGATGCTCGCTGGCGTGATCCTCGACATGTCGATGAACGCAACCATCGCCGCCAGTTTGCAACTTGGAAGCACAGTGCTGGGCAGCCTGGCCGGCATCACCACGCTGCATCAAAAGCGCGTGGAACAGGCTGGATTTGCCGTTCTGAAGTCGCCGGATGTGCCGTCAATCCTGGTGGAAACCGGGTTCATTTCCAACCCGCGGGACAGTCAGCGTCTGGTAACCGCGCGTCATCAGCAGGCCGTGGCAGACGGTTTGTTTGAGGGCTTGCAGCGCTATTTCCAGAAGAATCCGCCTGTCGACAGCTACATGGCCTGGCAGCAAGAGCAGAAAGGATCGCGGGTTTAGCAGCCAGTGATCCGGCTGCAGGTGAACTTCGCACTGCTGCCGCCTGAGCTGGAGAACCGATTGATCGTCGTCCAGCCCACGCGGCGGTTGTAACCAACCCAGGCTTCTCCATCAGATGCGATGCCGGTGAAGAACGTCAGCTGGCCATAGCGGCTGTTGGTTTGTGCCCAGTAGCGGTTTCCCGCTTTCTCGAATCCGCGCAGGTAAATCGTGCTGCCGACGGTGTTGACGCTGTAGGCGTTGCCGTTGTCATCGATGCACGCCAACAGGTTTGCGCTGCGCGTGCAATTGGCGAGTCCCGGCACTTGTGCTTCGGCCTTCAGCGTCAGCAATGTCAGGCAGATAAAAGAGTATTTCAGCGCGGTTTTCATGATGTGACTCGGCGATGAACTGATTGCAGCTTCCGGCCCTTTGTCACTTTGGGCAAGAAGAGAGTGGATTGATTTTGTTGTTATACTATAACATTATCCGGACCGGGCTTTCCGTGGCTTCCTTTTCAAGCGTCCGCTTCCCTGGTGATCCCATCGAAGCCCAAGAACGCTCGCCCCCGAGAGCCTCCAGCGCTGTTTTGCGACCGTCTGATGAGGTTTATCCAATGTCTTCCCGACTTCCCGTGACCGTTTTGTCCGGCTTTCTCGGTGCCGGAAAAAGTACGCTTTTGAATTACGTACTACGTAACAGAGATGATTTGCGCGTCGCCGTTATCGTCAACGATATGAGCGAGATCAACATCGATGGCAGCGAAGTCCAGCGTGATGTCAGCCTGAACCGTGCCGAAGAGAAGCTCGTGGAAATGAGCAACGGCTGTATCTGCTGTACGTTACGCGAAGACCTGCTTGAAGAGGTCAGTCAGTTGGCCCGTGAAGGCCGCTTCGACTATCTGCTGATCGAATCCACGGGAATCTCCGAGCCGTTACCCGTGGCCGAGACATTCACCTTCCGTGATGAACAGGGGCAAAGCCTTACCGACATCGCTCGCCTCGACACCATGGTCACTGTAGTCGACGGTATGAATTTCCTGCCGGACTACCAGGCCGCCGAAAACCTCGCCTCTCGTGGCGAATTTCTTGGTGAAGAAGATGAGCGCTCGATCACCGATCTGCTGATCGAGCAGATCGAATTCGCCGACGTCCTGTTGATCAGCAAGATCGACCTGATCAGCAGCCGCGAACGGGAAGAGCTGATGGCCATTCTCAGACGCCTCAACGCTCAGGCCGAGATCATCCCGATGGTCATGGGTGAGGTACCGCTGGAGAAAATTCTCAATACCGGTCGCTTCGATTTTGAAAAGGCCGCCCAGGCCCCGGGCTGGTTGCAGGAATTGCGTGGCGAGCATGTGCCGGAAACCGAGGAATACGGCATCGCCTCCACGGCCTATCGGGCGCGCCGGCCCTTTCATCCACAGCGTTTCTTCGACTTCATCGATCGTCCTTGGGTAAACGGCAAATTGCTGCGCTCCAAAGGCTTTTTCTGGCTGGCCAGCAAACCCACCGACGCCGGTAGCTGGTCCCAGGCAGGTGGCCTGATGCGCCACGGTTTCGCCGGGCGCTGGTGGCGCTTCGTGCCAAAGGAACAGTGGCCGCAGGATCAGGAAAGTACCGCCGCGATCATGGAAAACTGGATCGCCAGCGTAGGCGATTGTCGCCAGGAGCTGGTGTTTATCGGACAGAACATCGATTTCGCACAGCTGTCGTCGGAACTGGATGATTGCCTGCTGACCGATGACGAAATGGCGCTCGGTACTCAAGGCTGGCTACAACTACGCGATCCGTTTGGCTCATGGCACGACGAGGTCGCCTGATGCTCGCCCTGAAAACGCTGCCAGGCAGCATTCGTCATCAGTCTTTCGGCCAGACCCCGCAGGCACTGGCGAACATTCTCGACGACGAGACCAACCTCGCGGTCTGGCAGCGCCAGCTTCCGCTGCACATTGCCGAGTTCGCTGATTTGTTGTTGTCTCTGAACGAGCCTTACGCCGAGGCGCTTTGCCTGGAATTGCCGGACGAAGACGCCGAACCGGATCTCACGGGGCTGGCCAGCGGCTTTCGCGATCTGGAAGGCTACGAAGGGTTTATCAGCGACTTGAAATGGCTGGTCAGTGCCTTCGCCTGCTTGCTCGGCGCGCGGCGGATCGGCTTGCGCCTGCGTGTGCTGGACAAGGCCATGTGTCCGCGTTTTCACGTCGATCATGTGCCGGTGCGGTTGATCACGACCTATTCAGGCGTTGGCAGCGAATGGCTCAGGGAAGGGGAAATGGACCGTCGGCAACTGGGACAGCCGCAAGCCGAGCCGCGGGAAACTTCACGGATTCAGCAATTGAATCGCGGCGAAGTGGCGTTGCTAAAGGGCGAGAAATGGCACGGCAACGAAGGTTTCGGGCTGATCCATCGCTCGCCGCAACCGGCGCCGGGTGAGCGGCGGCTGATGCTGACCCTCGACTGGCTCGGATAGCGCCTCAGGGCTTGAGCCATTTCCCCTGGCTCTGGGCCTCGCAGTAGGGCTGCAAATACGCCGCATCGGTGGCCACGCCGTAATAGTGGATATCTTGACGATAAGGCATATTGGCGACTTGCGCGTTGCTGCACACGCCGAACGCGCCGGCGGGGCACTGGTCGACGTATTGAACCTCGACTTTCTGCCCGGCCAGGGTCGGCTGACAGAAGCCGTCGCTGAACAGTTTTTCCGGGATGTTGCGGTTCTGCTGGCAGACTTTCACGTCGAGCCGCTCTGCCTGACTGTGCACCACGCAGGCCTGTGCCAATGCCTGGCCCGACGCCAGCATCAGCAGCAACGACCATCCCATCCACCGCATCTTCGACCTCCAGAAAACCTTGATCATGTTGCAGAACATTCCCACCCACGTCATCGCCGGCCCCTTGGGCGCGGGCAAGACCAGCCTGATCCGCCAGCTCATGGCCCAGAGACCGGAGGGCGAACGCTGGGCGGTGCTGATCAACGAGTTTGGCCAGATCGGTCTCGACGCTGCGCTGTTGACCTGCGCCGCCGATGGTATCGCACTGGGCGAAGTGGCCGGGGGCTGTTTGTGTTGCGTGAACGGTGCGCCGTTCCAGATTGGTCTGGGGCGTTTGTTGCGCAAGGCGCAGCCGGATCGCCTGTTCATCGAGCCCTCGGGGCTCGGGCATCCGGCGCAGTTGCTGAAGCAACTGAACGAGGCGCCGTGGCAAGGCGTACTCGCCGTACAACCTTGCGTGCTGGTGCTGGACGCCCAGGCCCTCGCCGCGGGCAAACCGCTGCCGGACGCGCAGCAGGAAGCCTTGTCCAGTGCAGGCTTGCTGCTGTTGAACAAGGCAGAAAACCTCGACAAGCCCGCGCGTGAGCGAATCATTCGACAGTTGCCGCCTGTCCGACTGATCTGGGCGCAACAGGCGATGTTGTCGCTCAGCGAGTTGCCAGGTCTGGCGGTACAGGCGCAGGCCGGTGTGGATAAGTTGATCGTCCCCCAAGGGCTGGCGCAGATGCCGGCCATCTGGAGCGATCCGGCGTTGCCGATCTGCCTGAGTCAGGCCCAGGAGGGTGGTTGGAGCATCGGTTGGCGCTGGCATCCGAGCCAGGTGTTCGATGTGTCGGGAATAACTCAATGGCTGAAAAGCCTGAACTGGCGCCGGGCCAAACTGGTGATTCACAGCCCGGACGGCTGGCAGTCAGCCAATGCGCTGGACAATGCCGAGCTCCGCTGGCTGCCCAGTGAATGGCGCAAGGATTCCCGGATCGAGCTGATTTTCGACGAACCGCAGTCGGTCGGTGAATTACAGGCCGGACTGGCCTGGTGTCGGCTTCAGGCGAGCTGATTCAAGGCTTCCACTTGGTGTGTTCCTGGCGCCACTGGCTCAACTCGATCACTTCACCACGCGGCTTGGTCACTTCCACTACGGGCGGTGTGTCATCGAACGGTGCCGGGTAGGGCGCCAGTTCAATCTGCGCGCTGTGCGCGCCGAACTGGGTGATGGTGCCGTTGTGTCGGGATTCGCCGGTCACGGTAAATTCGAAATTGTAGACCCGGGCCAAGCGTCGCCGACCGCTGGCGTCCTTGATCAGGCCGATCTTCTTCAGCGCCACGTTACCGTCGAGCAACTCGACGCCGACATTCGCGCAATGCTGTTTGGCCCGCTCCAGCGCCCGCTCGCGCAAGCCGTGGTTGTGCCAGAGCCACGCACCGGCGACGGCGAACAGCATCAGCACGAAAATGTTTTCCAGGGTGAGCATTAACACGAAACTCCAAATGATGGCGTCAGCTTAACTGCGTCGCCGGTCTGTCGTACAGGCTGCGTTTCGTCGCATACTGCGCGGCTTGAATTTCAATCGTTTTACGGAAAAACCCGAATGAAACGTACGCCTCATCTGCTCGCCATCCAGTCCCATGTGGTGTTCGGCCACGCCGGCAACAGCGCTGCGGTTTTTCCGATGCAGCGGGTCGGGGTGAATGTCTGGCCGCTCAACACGGTGCAGTTCTCCAACCATACGCAGTACGGCCAGTGGGCCGGAGAAGTGCTGGCGCCGCACCGGATACCCGAACTGGTCGAAGGTATTGCCGCGATCGGTGAGCTGGGCAATTGCGATGCGGTGCTGTCCGGCTATCTCGGCAGTGCGGCGCAGGGCCGGGCGATTCTCAGTGGCATCGAGCGGATCAAGGCGGCCAACCCGAAAGCCCTTTATCTGTGCGACCCGGTGATGGGGCATCCGGAAAAGGGCTGCAGCGTACCTGCTGAAGTCAGTGATTTTCTGTTGGACGAAGCCGCTGCCGTTGCGGACTTCATGTGCCCGAACCAGTTGGAACTGGACAGTTTCTCCGGGCGCAAGCCGCAGTCGCTGTTCGATTGCCTGGCGATGGCGCGGGCTCTGTTGGCACGTGGGCCGAAAGCGGTACTGGTCAAACATCTGGATTATCCGGGCAAACCGGCGGATGGCTTTGAAATGTTGCTGGTAACGGCCGAGGGCAGCTGGCATTTGCGGCGTCCGCTGCTGGCGTTTCCGCGTCAGCCGGTTGGTGTGGGCGATCTGACGTCCGGCCTGTTCCTGGCGAGAGTGCTGCTCGGTGACAGCCTGGTGGCGGCGTTTGAATTCACCGCAGCGGCGGTGCATGAGGTGTTGCTGGAAACCCAGGCCTGCGCCAGTTACGAGCTGCAGCTGGTGCGAGCGCAGGACCGGATTGCGCATCCGCGGGTGAAGTTCGAGGCCACGCCGATCAGTCTGTAATACCGAGTTGGCCCCATTCGCGAGCAAGCTATCTACAGAGCGCCATAGATCGAAGGGCTGATCAGGCGTCGCCCTTGATTTCCTGATAGCGCTTTTCCAGCTCCTGACGGATCTGCCGGCGTTGCTGCGCCTGCATGTAGCGGCGCTTGTCTTCGCTGTTTTGCGGTTGCAGCGGCGGTACGGCGGCGGGTTTGCGCTGATCGTCCACCGCGACCATGGTGAAGAAGCAGCTGTTGGTGTGGCGCACCGAGCGCTCGCGGATGTTTTCGGTCACCACTTTGATGCCGACTTCCATCGAGGTGTTGCCGGTGTAGTTGACCGACGCGAGGAAGGTCACGAGTTCGCCGACATGGATCGGCTCGCGGAAAATCACCTGATCCACCGACAGGGTCACCACGTAGCGGCCGGCATAGCGGCTGGCACAGGCATAGGCCACTTCGTCGAGGTATTTGAGCAGGGTGCCGCCGTGGACATTGCCAGAGAAGTTGGCCATGTCAGGGGTCATCAGTACCGTCATCGACAGCTGGGCGTTTCCGGGTTCCATAACGTTCTCACGGGTCAAGGCAGGGTTGCTGGAAGAAACACCTCTGCGGGTGCCTGGTCGCTTTTCAAAAGCACCGATATCGGGACGCCAGGCAACTGGTCGCCGTCACGCCGGAAGCGATCTGTTTCCATATATTGCACCGCCTTTCAGCCGGAAGTCGCGGTGTTACCCTGCAAAAGCGCCTCCCCAAGGGCGATTCCTACACCCAAAGCGGATTTTTACTCAGCTCGCCCAGACATTTCCCATGCCTGCGTGAGCCTCGTCATTCAAGGAGCCCACACCATGCATGCCATCAGCTTTATTCAGGATCTGGCGGTGATCATGCTGGTCGCAGGTGTGGTGACCGTGCTGTTCCACCGCTTCAAGCAGCCGGTAGTGCTCGGCTACATCGTCGCCGGTTTCATCATCGGCCCCCACACGCCGCCGTTCGGCCTGATCCACGACGAAGAAACCATCAAGACCCTCGCCGAGCTGGGGGTGATTTTCCTGATGTTCTGCCTGGGTCTGGAGTTCAGCCTGCGCAAGCTGTTCAAGGTTGGTGCCACGGCCTTCATCGCGGCGTTTCTCGAAATTGTCCTGATGATCTGGATCGGCTACGAAATTGGCCGCTGGTTCGACTGGAACACCATGGATTCGCTGTTCCTCGGTGCGATCCTGGCGATCTCCTCGACCACCATCATCGTCAAGGCGCTCAACGACCTGAAGATGAAAAACGAGCGCTTCGCGCAGCTGATCTTCGGCGTGCTGATCGTCGAGGACATTCTCGGCATCGGTATCATCGCCTTGCTGTCGAGCATCGCAGTCAGTGGCACGGTGAGTTCCGGCGAAGTGTTTTCCACGGTCGGCAAGCTCTCGCTGTTCATGATCGTCGCCCTGGTGGTCGGCATTCTGCTGGTGCCGCGACTGCTGGCCTACGTGGCGAAATTCGAAAGCAACGAGATGCTGCTGATCACCGTGCTGGGCCTGTGTTTCGGCTTCTGCCTGCTGGTGGTCAAACTCGAGTACAGCATGGTGCTCGGCGCGTTCCTGATCGGCGCGATCATGGCCGAGTCGCGGCAACTGCTGAAAATCGAGCGCCTGATCGAGCCGGTTCGCGACCTGTTCAGCGCGATCTTCTTCGTCGCCATCGGCCTGATGCTCGACCCGATGATTCTTCTGCAGTACGCGTGGCCGATCGCGGTGATCACTGTGGCTGTGGTGCTGGGCAAGATGCTGTCCTGCGGTCTGGGTGCCTTTATCGCGGGTAATGACGGACGCACCTCACTGCGGGTCGGGATGGGGCTTTCGCAGATTGGCGAGTTTTCTTTCATCATCGCGGCGCTGGGGATGACCCTGCAGGTCACCAGCAACTTCCTGTATCCAGTGGCCGTGGCGGTTTCGGTGATTACCACGTTACTGACGCCGTACCTGATCCGGGCTGCCGATCCGCTGTCGATCAAGCTGTCCGCCGCCATGCCGCAGCGCCTCGGTCGAGTGTTCGGGATGTACGGCGAGTGGCTGCGCAGCATTCAGCCGCAGGGTGAGGGCGCGATGCTGGCGTCGATGATCCGGCGAATACTGTTGCAGGTCGGGGTCAATCTGGCGTTGGTGATAGCAATCTTCTTTGCCGGCGCTTTCTTTGCCGGACGTCTCTCGATCTGGATGCAGGACTGGATCAGCGATCCAAGCTGGCAGAAGGCGTTGATCTGGGGCGGGGCGTTGCTGGTGTCGTTGCCGTTCCTGATCGCGGCCTATCGCAAGCTCAAGGCGCTGTCGATGCTGCTGGCGGAGATGGGCGTGAAGCCGGAAATGGCCGGGCGTCACACGCAGCGAGTGCGCCGGGTGATCGCCGAAGTGATCCCGATCATCTCGCTGCTGGTGATTTTCCTGCTGCTGGCAGCCTTGTCGGCCAGTATCTTGCCGACCAACAAGTTGCTG includes these proteins:
- a CDS encoding cation:proton antiporter, giving the protein MHAISFIQDLAVIMLVAGVVTVLFHRFKQPVVLGYIVAGFIIGPHTPPFGLIHDEETIKTLAELGVIFLMFCLGLEFSLRKLFKVGATAFIAAFLEIVLMIWIGYEIGRWFDWNTMDSLFLGAILAISSTTIIVKALNDLKMKNERFAQLIFGVLIVEDILGIGIIALLSSIAVSGTVSSGEVFSTVGKLSLFMIVALVVGILLVPRLLAYVAKFESNEMLLITVLGLCFGFCLLVVKLEYSMVLGAFLIGAIMAESRQLLKIERLIEPVRDLFSAIFFVAIGLMLDPMILLQYAWPIAVITVAVVLGKMLSCGLGAFIAGNDGRTSLRVGMGLSQIGEFSFIIAALGMTLQVTSNFLYPVAVAVSVITTLLTPYLIRAADPLSIKLSAAMPQRLGRVFGMYGEWLRSIQPQGEGAMLASMIRRILLQVGVNLALVIAIFFAGAFFAGRLSIWMQDWISDPSWQKALIWGGALLVSLPFLIAAYRKLKALSMLLAEMGVKPEMAGRHTQRVRRVIAEVIPIISLLVIFLLLAALSASILPTNKLLVLIAVVAAAVAALLWRWFIRVHTRMQVALLETLDNHKEPSGH